A region of the Arachis hypogaea cultivar Tifrunner chromosome 15, arahy.Tifrunner.gnm2.J5K5, whole genome shotgun sequence genome:
actatctcttctctaaaattaaagtataaccataatcaatactaatattgcctaataacaccaaatatttaaatcaatacaaataacacaagattatgcattagtctaaagtcttatgcattttaaacataaaacattaacttatagtcttatatataatgactaataacacaaaatattaagatttacaatatttaaatttcacataataatagctatcattcatcactaataacacaaaatattaattgtgtatgatgaccggattACCGGGTCATTTaaggtgacccgagctatggcacAGACCCGACTCGAAATAATGATCGGGTTTACTTTTGAAACCCATACCCGACCCTAGACTAGTTCCTAAAGTGTTCGAGATCGGGCCGGATCTTCGAGTCGGATCGGGTTATGCACACCCTTAAGaggagatacagagaaaagagaaagaaagaggactgaaagagagagagaggagaggaagaaaGGGAGAGAAAGGGGGTTAaagtaaaaattataaaaacaaaaaaataacaccATAAACAATGCAATGAAGTGCTATACAATAGCACTATCAATTCAAAATGAGAAAATTCATGAACTTGTTTAAATTGTTAGGaattaaaattcaatcaaaagttaaatttttttaaataattaaaaataaattatttaatttttttattttaatttttattttttcttcatttgtaaacaaaataaaaaaaatctaatttttaaattaattatctttctttatttttttttaaatttaaattctgttctattaatatattataattattttaaattatagaattaaattttaaataaaaataaattctttttcctaaaaaatagaatttattttttatgttaaacaattttcaaacatattaaataattttcaaacaaGCTAACAGCCTCGACAACTcgagaaaagaaaaatcaatctTATAATTGCCAAGAAATCGCTGAAAATGTTAAATTAACAAATTGCTAATCAATCAAAAGGTTCGAAACTCAAAAGAGACTAAAAATTTCATTAACAAACTTAAAACAacaaaaacctagaaaataagCACAGAAGAGACTCCCAATTTGAATCCATTAAAGAACTAGTAGAAGAATGCTTACCTGAGAAGAGAAGACCGGGAGCAATAGAATCGTTTGCCTGGAGTTGATGGCAGAAGTGACGGCAAAGTCCAAGCGTTCAGGACGGCTAGTAGAACAGGGCTGAGTCGAACAGAAAGATGTTCGGCGGCAACGGCACCCTCGGGCTCGACGACGCGGGGAAAACGGGGTATGCAGCCAGGGACTCACCAAGAAAAATCAAGAAGATAATACGGCGAGCCGAAGAATCTAGAAAATCCAATTAACGAACATAAAACAGcaaaaacctagaaaataagCACAGAAGAGACTCCCAATTTGGATCCATTGAAGAGCTGGTAGAAGAATGCTTACCGGAGAAGAGAATACCGGGGAGCAATAAAATCGTTTGCATGGAGTTGATGGCGGAGGTGAGGCCAAGCTTCACGTCGGCTAGGAGAACAGGGCTGAGTAGTCGAACAGAAGAGATGTTCGGCAGCAACAACGCACCCTCGGGCTAGACGAGGAGGCAAAACAGGGTATGCAGCCAGGGACTCACCAAGAAGAATCAAGCAGATGATATGGCTAGAAGAAGAATCAAGAAGACTACGAACGGAGAGGCAAAGAATTAAGAAGACGACGACCTCCCAAGATGAGAGAGTTTGACCGAGAagtttttgtaaaatttaaaaaatatttctaaaaaattaatttgatttgtcaattaatttttttccatTATATCTTTGTTTCTAGGTGTATTGGAAACGAATTAAGCATAAAATAGGCTTTGAAAAATAGGTCGTAGCCCATGGTGAAGGTATTTAAGGCACCACCACAAGAAATTATCAAAATAGCGATTGATTGGTTGGTTGCTGAAATCTTGAtggctaattaaaaaaatagcaaCCAATTTCGGTAGCTAACTGTTAGCGACCAAACTAGTATCAAATAATATTAGTCACTAAATCGTTCGGTCATTTTGGTCAATAAAAAAATCGATTGCAGTGACAGAGGCGAAGCAGTGACCGAGAGAGATGCAGCGAAGTAGttaaaaaagggaaagggaagcaAGGCATTATGGAGGCGACATGGCGATGGAGGAGAAAACTGAAGGAGCAACGGTAGACCGTGAAGCATTGAGAGAACGAGACATGGCGAAGCAGCGAAGGAAAGGGAAGGGAGGCATGGCAAGGCAAGGCGACAGATGGCGATGGAGCAGTGGCCGGCAGCGGTATTAAGGGAAGAGAATGAAGGCCCAGAGAAAAGCAAGATCGAAGATATGTTTGTGTGTGATAAACAAAGGGAGCTTGAAACCTAGCCTTATTGTTAGTGGCGATGAGTCGAGAGCATCAGAAGGGGAGAAAGAAGCAAGTCAAAGGCTTCGATGGTGTTGATAAGCATATCATTGTTAAGGCGCCGAAAGAAATTCCGAAGATTGCATCATCCTGCTAGCAGTTGTGCCTTCTCATTGTGCAAGTGATGATGTCTCTTTCCCCCTgcatttcattcatttttttatgcTTCTTTGTTCTCACAAGATAGTGTTTGTTTCTCCAAATTGACAAATCTTGAATTCTAGAATTTCTTACCAATGTTGTTTGCTCCTGGTTTCGCTATCTAAAACTGTTATGGCAGTGCCTGAAGATTATGTTCTTATGGAAACCTTTTTCAACAGATAAATGTCCGGATTAAAATTGTTTCTAAATCTCCTTATAGAGCAGTAGCATTGAGCTTTGATAGATGGCAAAGGACTCATCTAAGGTTTTATCGTGGTGCGATTTGAAAAACGTAATTAGAAACCCAAGCAAGGAACTGAGGAAGAGAGTGATAACGAGAGAGGAGAGTAATTATTAATGTGTTTTTtcgtaattaattttgttagccTCCAAATCTTTTAATAATGAGAACTAGAAATTGATAACAAAATTTGACCATGAGTAAACTTTTCAGAATTTACCATGATGAGAAACTGTTTTTTTTGTATTACCATATGATGAGACTATAAATAATGATAACGAAATTAAACAATGTCAaacaattactttttttttttttttgacagaatGTCAAACGATTACTATATAGCCAGAGCAGTAAAATCCACCAATATACTATGGAGATACTAAATTCAAGCCGAAACTTCGGTTTGGAAGTTTGAAAGAGTTATAAAAATGTGCACTACTTTAGAGTGTCTGTCTACTCACGCTTAGTTAGGAATAACTAAGTTAATAGACatgcttttattttaaaaagtgttCAAACTAGAATGCATACCCAAAACCACTACATAGAAGAGAAACCATAATACAACTATACAAGTTATCCTTGCAAGAAAATATCATATTTGACGAAATATGCTTTACAAAGATAATTCAAATTCTCTGGAAAGAAAAAGTAACGTTCAGACAATGAGCAAGTGTTTCGACTTTCGCATTGTCTTATTGCTAAATGGCTAAATGCCAATCTAACGTTCTAATGTTTTAGAATTGGAACCCATgcctttaaaaaattattcaaaaaatttaaacagtTTAACCATGTCAATTTTAAATATTACAGAACAACATagtaacaactaacaagaaaattttaaaaacaatacCTATGGGTTGTCAATCGGCTTATCACTATGATAGAAATCTACATTTTTTGGTAAAAGCTCGTCACTATTTGAAAGACACTATAATTTTGTATTTGCGGTGCAGagagtaaaaaaattttagtatagAATTGACCAAACATTTACATAACTAGATTGAGTTGGTCAGCATGCAACATAACTGACTTGGACAAGCTTCCTGAAACCAACGTAAGATTAAATTAGAAGAGATGCCTGGAAACCTTAAAATTCTCTGTATTTTGAAATGCAGAATAACAGGAACCACGTCAAAAGGCAAAATCTAATACAAACCACAAGGATGAGACATTTGAAATAATTATGTTTATCATTTCTCATTTGTCAACATTCTTATAAACAAGAACATCATAACATTAGAAGAAGATATCTTAAGGAGACAAGAAATGAACTTATGAACCTCACAAGAAGCTACAGTGAATTACAAAAATAACAGGTAAAGCAAAAAAACAATAACTTTCATGGTTAAAAAAGGACAAAAGGTGATATGACTAATATAGTTATGCAGGTGATTTAACAACCGTTCAAATAATTATTCGGAAtcacaaaatcaaaatataaaaacctTGTTATTAAGCAATAATGCAATGATAGAGAAAACCTCATTTTCATATTATCAAAACACAGAATCTGCAAACAGGTGTCACAGCTCATATATCATATATAGAATTGTAGATGACATACAATTGGTAATTATCTTGCAACAACAATTAGAAGGCAAAATAACAAAGGATTAGACATAAAAACTAAAGATAGGAGGATTGTGTGTATATCTAGCTAACCCAAAATAAACAGAACATCAGAACAGAAGCACAACAAATACAAATCgggataattaaattaaattaaactaaaggAGATGCTTGTCACCTCCACATTCTTTATTGCAATTCAAATAAGTACCATAAGAACAACATCAGAAGTTGGGCACAAATGACAAATGCTTAAATTCAGTACGGACAATAAGAATATGAAATATTTGAATTCATTACATCTCTAATTTGTCATTTGTCAACAATCATATACATTATCCAGGAACATCAACTAAAAATTGATTTATAAGTCTTAATGGCATACAAACTAAACACATTCTGTCAATAGATGTGAACATTCACCAATATATGGATGATAGATAGAGAATTAGTCAATGTCTACTTTGGGCAGAATATTTAAAAGGAAAAACCATTAGGCATAAATTAAGATCCAAAGGCGATTGGGGTTATGTGCTATATATCTAACTAGTTTAAACAAACAAAACCATAATAAAAAAGCTCATGTAACATTTATACCTGACAAACTCACACATGCTCCTCAATATACTTCTCACAAGACATAACCTGCGAACCTTCGTCCATTATCTTTTTCCATACCCTAGCACGAAAGATTCCATGTATATTGCCAGATTGCGCCCCAAAAGTAATGTAGAACATTGTGCCAGCAACACATTGAGCATTTGATTTGATAAGCTTCTCAAATATAAAAGTTGTATTCTGCATAAGAGTGCAAAGATCCACATGCATAATATAATTAGAAGAATATTTAAGCACATAATATCACCATACATAGATTAAACTTAGAATCAAAATCATTATAGAACCAATATACATTGCTCTCATTGTAGACTTTCAAAGCTTGCTTGGAAAATTCTATCAATGGAGGGCGGTTTGCTTCGGTCAACGTATAGGGCTTAATTGAACCAGGTAGAATGCCTTCAAACCAGTCAACATCGAATCCCTGGAAAGCCAAAATTGAAACCCTAACTAGCAAGATTATTATATCACAGAACACGAGAACAAAATAGTTAAATCACTAAATGTGTTGTGAGAGATCAGAAGGCGTACCTTGCTTTCAGCAACCTGCCTCCGATGTTCACGAATTTCTTCATCAGTCATTAAACGTCTAGGCGTAAACTGCACATATTCGGAATCAGAATCGGAATCAGTATCAACTTctgtctcttcctcctcttcttcttcgtcaGAGGCAGCCGTATCCTCAACAactttcccttcttcttcttcttcttcggagGAGGTATTGCCTCTGATACAAGGCCGTTTGGCGTGCTGCTCCAGAGTCTCTTGTTTCTCGTTCTCCAATTGCACGATACAATCATCCAAATCCATCTGATTTCCCTTTTCTACTCATACATTTTCCAATCGCAATAATCAGAATATATTATACAGATAACCgaacaaaaataacaacaatcacAGTCATGATAATAATAAAAGCAGAAGATTTAGAGACGAAGAAGGACTCAACATTCACCTTAAACTTGCAAATTGCAACGTAGTAGCAGAACCTCCTCTTGGAGTTTTCGGTGAATTGGTTCGGGTTAGGGTTCCAATTATCAGAAAACGGTTTTTTTAATTTGATCAGGAGGAAGTGGACCGAAAACAAACGCTCGTATCTTTAATCTTTATTAATACAAAAATCTTAGGGAGAGAGAAGAGAATCAGAGTTTTCAtttaatttagaaaattgttgTACATAAAGCACCTAAACTAAAAGGCTCTTTATAACTaaggataaagataagataagatatataAAATTACAACTATTagtaaattatatttaaagaaaCGGATATTTGATAGCAACgacttttattttctcttgtgcTGTATAGAAAATTATgtcaaaattataaatatgatttaatatttttataaattgtaTATAGATTTGTTAATTAGGTTATTATTTGTGAGTTAAATTAATTGTCAAAGAGTTATAGGATGTTGATTCGAATTTGAAAATTATAGCATTAATTTGTCtctcaaaaaaattttgaaaattaatgtattCTTGAATTTTTTGTAATATCAATTCTAGTTTGtgacaaattaaaatttagtaggTTTTAATTTAGGTATTACATTGACTTCAATAGTTATGAGTTAATTTAAACTCAACTCGTTAATAGTTTGATAAGCTGAATTTGTAAACTAAATTTAAGCCTGAATTTGAGCTCATATATTAATAAGTTGAGTTTGAGCTTGAGTAAGCTCAACTTATTGACTCATAAACGAACTCGATTATATAATATAGGGTATGTCTAAAATGAGCACGACAATTATATGCTTATTAAATATGCCACatttatatagaccattagattatattaaataaaaatcaaaggtTAACATAAAAGAAGAACATTGATGGACTctgataaatattttaaatacagaATATTCTAGTACATAATTAAATACTTTAAAtacaatactttaatacacaatattttaaatagtaacataatattttattttttaaataattaaatacaaaatatatgagttttttattcattaagattaattattatgcaaaaaaatttataatatcaaaaaattatattaaaataatattttaaactgtaacataaaaatataaaataattaaaattttattttatattacttaacaaataattagattattatattcaaaaattattaactaactacttttgttaaagatattattatataatataattttttatcaaaatattttaaaaatataatttatttatataaaatattatatataatacatgaaaatattaacttttttattttttttatttttttaggaaaacggaataaataatataattctaaatacatacctatcacattatatatttacttatattagtaagacctaaactaatcacacttatgtaattaaaaatataaaacatataaatattttttattcattaaaattaattattatgcaaaaatttttctataatatttaaaaattatataaaatgatattttaaactacaatataaaattataaaataattaaattttattttatattacttaataaataattagattattatatttaatacttaactaactatttttgttaaaaatattattatataatataattttttatcaaatatgaatatagtttatttaaaatagtatatataatgcatgaaaatattattttttattttaaataaaaaactgaataaATAATATGTACCAACTACGTATATGTATCATATATGTGTATCTAATAGTGACTGATAtagaattaatatatatttttttattctttaaactcTAATATATATGCTACCTCATGACTCTCTCTTCTAATCTTtcttattcatatttattttgttgtaatattaagtagataataatttaaaactattttttaaatttaacatttatagtttcatatatgtaatatttataattatatagttataataagatcatttttattttttttattttcaaatatttttttaattttctggctaaattttttattctttaactcgagacttttatatatatatatgagaaattgGTGTATAAAtgtcttttataaaatatttttttcatatataatttattaaaaatatattttgttaaatctaagagtaaaatatataactttttagttttaaggtaacaaatttaatatgttatttgattttaatgttattatattattataattatttaatatataaaaaactaataaatatatatatataaagaaaattattacatattttattatataaaagtaaaattttttgtttcaaaaaatataaaatagataaatacaaaaaaatataaatattttttattcattaggattaattattatttaagaaaatttttataatattaaaaaattatattaaaataatattttaaatcacaacataaaaatataaaataattaaaatttattttatattacttaacaaataattagattattatatttaaaatttattaactaattattttgtgaaatatattattatataatataattttttattaaaatatttataaaaataaaatttatttaaaatattatatataatacatagaaatattaatttttttgttttttcaaatttttattgtgATATTATACATTTATTGTTTTCACGTTAGTTGTGATATATAATATACATGGAAATACgtttaatattttcaaattaagtttgtcaaaatatttttttaaattatatataacacATGCAAATATTACgcatttttcaaatattatataataattaattttgttaaaatactattatatataCTATTTTGAATAAAATGTATGTTtacaaatatttgaataaaaaattatgttatataataatatatttttaataaagttaactattaataaatatttttaatgaataatctaattatttttcaataatatttgtaaacatacattttaaaaattatgGCATTAATTTGCCTCTCAAAATttgagaattaatttatttttgatttttttgtaatatcaattctagtttttgaaaaattgaagtttAGTAGGTTTCAATTTAGGTATTATATTTGACTTCTATAGTTGTGAGTTAACTCAAGTTCAGCTTGTTAATAGTTCGATAAACTGAGTTCATAAGTTTATAAGCTAAGCTTGAGTCTGAATTTGATTTCATATATTAAATAAGCTGAGCTTGAACTTGGGTAAACTCAATTTATTGACTCGTAAGTgaaattgattatatatatatatatatatatatatatatatatatatatatatatatatatatatattgtatttacatatatacatatataattatgatAGAAGACATAAATTATAATTGATAAAGACATgactttttatttatatcaaattataaattatgttcttattatttATACCAACTCGTGAACTCGAATTAGCTAGTAAACTTTTGCTAAgctgaatttgaattttttaaataggctcaattataaataaattgaacCATAAGCCAAACTCAATTTTTATGAACCGAACTTAAATTTAATCTTACTTGACTCAATTTGACTCATTTCCATCCTAGTTGTGTGAGCCACACAAATTTTTAATCTCTTCCACCATTAGGTTTCATCCACATCTCTCATAAAagctttaaattatttattttgatcacTTCAATTTTACaattaactatattttttttctatcttttacttTATTATAAGGCTACATTTAGTAAGATAATTTGCGAAAATCTTTTGTTATGATTGGCATACTTTTTTTCTagtattttgcatatgtatatattttttacataaaaactttCGAAAGTCCAAATTAAAGAGGGTAAAAAAAAGTACTCGGTAGAAATGATCTTTCCCTAACgtgtttctctttttcttatttaattataAGAAATATTGTTAGTAAAGTAAAAATGATAGGTCAAACTTTGTTTAAGtatcaataaatatattattttgtatttacaTGTTAGATCAATTACTAGTTTAAATCTA
Encoded here:
- the LOC112750091 gene encoding uncharacterized protein: MDLDDCIVQLENEKQETLEQHAKRPCIRGNTSSEEEEEEGKVVEDTAASDEEEEEEETEVDTDSDSDSEYVQFTPRRLMTDEEIREHRRQVAESKGFDVDWFEGILPGSIKPYTLTEANRPPLIEFSKQALKVYNESNNTTFIFEKLIKSNAQCVAGTMFYITFGAQSGNIHGIFRARVWKKIMDEGSQVMSCEKYIEEHV